A stretch of the Archangium violaceum genome encodes the following:
- a CDS encoding DUF2381 family protein has product MRTSTAVQAAILTLTLLARSAVAQVPASELTRTLTVPAPPDGDAPSSPIYVRKQMVTTLQFELPLRAVTLSGPGAEHVAVQRLGVDAVIVRPAKHLPTWHKPTLEITAEDGARHVFALVMDENEMDVQVFIQRGQCITSEPENLDAAGAELLLREPVRTIRQLSFRQDIKEAGEEGVKLQVWGALPLSRLAVVALSIESTGEPFAFGHVRFDGPLGRIKVLGTRLDAEGNISIVVKRPEAEADGIAYSLVVSERNGPRKLVAKVIPWPTPPDSAPRQPLGAEGHPEADPDGRRRDGELSRPKLLQRR; this is encoded by the coding sequence ATGCGAACATCCACCGCCGTCCAGGCCGCCATCCTCACGCTCACCCTGCTGGCCAGGAGCGCCGTGGCCCAGGTTCCCGCCTCCGAGCTGACACGCACGCTCACCGTTCCGGCGCCCCCGGACGGCGATGCGCCCTCGTCCCCCATCTACGTCCGCAAGCAGATGGTGACGACGCTCCAGTTCGAGCTGCCCCTCCGAGCCGTCACGCTCTCCGGGCCCGGAGCGGAACACGTCGCCGTCCAGCGACTCGGTGTGGACGCCGTCATCGTCCGTCCCGCGAAGCACCTGCCCACCTGGCACAAGCCCACCCTGGAGATCACCGCCGAGGATGGTGCACGCCATGTCTTCGCGCTCGTGATGGACGAGAACGAGATGGACGTGCAGGTGTTCATCCAGCGCGGCCAGTGCATCACGTCCGAACCGGAGAACCTCGATGCCGCAGGGGCGGAGCTGCTGCTCCGCGAGCCCGTGCGCACCATCCGCCAGCTCTCGTTCCGGCAGGACATCAAGGAGGCGGGGGAGGAAGGCGTCAAACTCCAGGTCTGGGGTGCCCTTCCGCTTTCAAGGCTCGCGGTCGTGGCCCTGAGCATCGAGTCGACAGGAGAGCCCTTTGCGTTCGGCCATGTTCGCTTCGATGGCCCTCTCGGACGCATCAAGGTGCTCGGCACTCGTCTGGATGCCGAGGGAAACATCTCCATCGTGGTGAAGCGTCCCGAGGCCGAAGCCGATGGCATTGCCTATTCGCTCGTGGTGAGCGAACGCAACGGGCCGCGAAAGCTCGTCGCGAAGGTCATTCCCTGGCCCACTCCGCCAGACTCAGCGCCGCGCCAACCACTGGGGGCGGAAGGGCATCCCGAAGCTGATCCAGATGGTCGACGCCGCGATGGGGAACTCTCCAGGCCGAAGCTCCTCCAACGCCGCTAG
- the glmU gene encoding bifunctional UDP-N-acetylglucosamine diphosphorylase/glucosamine-1-phosphate N-acetyltransferase GlmU: protein MTASLAAVVLCAGKGTRMKSEKAKVLHPILGKPLCAYPLMRALELGASPVVSVVGHQAEEVERSIRAHFPTAPLRFALQKEQRGTADAVRSAESELKDFDGRVLILYGDVPLVRGETLAALAAAHEKGGGVLSLVSTVPADPTGYGRVIREMGKVVRIVEQKDATPEQRQVRECNAGIYLVESSFLWKALANIRSANAQGEFYLTDLVEMAAAQGPVASIEAEFGETAGVNDRVELAARAKELQSRINTWHMRNGVTLMDPATTYIEEGVAIGSDTEIAPMVTLSGATVVGRNVSIGQGCVVHASSVADGTTVKPYTVLEEARVGERCILGPFSRLRPGTDLAEEVHLGNFVETKKARLGRGSKANHLAYLGDAKIGSKVNVGAGTITCNYDGVNKHVTELGDGVFIGSDTQLVAPVKVGDGAYVGAGTTVTKDVPSGSLAVSRAPQVNLEGWVERKKARMAKSSETGPSKSDKASAG from the coding sequence ATGACAGCTTCTTTGGCGGCGGTGGTGTTGTGCGCGGGCAAGGGCACGCGGATGAAGTCGGAGAAGGCCAAGGTCCTTCACCCCATCCTCGGCAAGCCCCTCTGTGCCTATCCCCTCATGCGAGCCCTGGAACTGGGCGCCTCGCCGGTGGTGTCGGTGGTGGGCCACCAGGCCGAGGAGGTGGAGCGCTCCATCCGCGCCCACTTCCCCACGGCGCCCCTGCGCTTCGCGCTCCAGAAGGAGCAGCGGGGCACGGCGGACGCGGTGCGCTCGGCGGAGAGCGAGCTGAAGGACTTCGACGGACGCGTGCTCATCCTCTACGGTGACGTGCCGCTGGTGCGCGGCGAGACGCTCGCCGCGCTCGCCGCCGCGCACGAGAAGGGCGGGGGCGTGCTGTCGCTGGTGTCCACCGTGCCGGCGGATCCGACGGGCTACGGCCGCGTCATCCGTGAGATGGGCAAGGTGGTGCGCATCGTCGAGCAGAAGGACGCCACGCCCGAGCAGCGTCAGGTGCGCGAGTGCAACGCCGGCATCTACCTGGTGGAGTCGTCCTTCCTGTGGAAGGCGCTGGCCAACATCCGCAGCGCCAACGCGCAGGGCGAGTTCTACCTGACGGACCTGGTGGAGATGGCCGCGGCGCAGGGCCCGGTGGCCTCCATCGAGGCCGAGTTCGGCGAGACGGCCGGCGTGAACGATCGCGTGGAGCTGGCGGCGCGGGCCAAGGAGCTCCAGTCGCGCATCAACACCTGGCACATGCGCAACGGCGTCACCCTGATGGATCCGGCCACCACGTACATCGAGGAGGGGGTGGCCATCGGGTCGGACACGGAGATCGCCCCCATGGTGACGCTGTCGGGCGCCACGGTGGTGGGCCGCAACGTCTCCATCGGGCAGGGCTGCGTCGTGCACGCCTCCTCGGTGGCCGACGGGACGACCGTGAAGCCGTACACCGTGCTGGAGGAGGCCCGGGTGGGCGAGCGCTGCATCCTCGGCCCATTCTCGCGGTTGCGGCCCGGGACGGACCTCGCCGAGGAGGTGCACCTGGGCAACTTCGTGGAGACGAAGAAGGCCCGCCTCGGCCGCGGCTCCAAGGCCAACCACCTCGCCTACCTGGGTGACGCGAAGATCGGCTCCAAGGTGAACGTGGGGGCCGGCACCATCACCTGCAACTACGACGGCGTGAACAAGCACGTCACCGAGCTGGGCGATGGCGTCTTCATCGGCTCCGACACCCAGCTGGTGGCCCCTGTGAAGGTCGGGGACGGTGCGTATGTCGGCGCGGGCACCACGGTGACGAAAGATGTGCCCTCCGGGAGTCTCGCCGTGTCCCGTGCGCCACAGGTCAACCTGGAAGGCT
- the ggt gene encoding gamma-glutamyltransferase, which yields MRTHQNWWGMAVAALVVAWPAWAARPYRGGAVATAHPKASEAALRMLDKGGNAVDAAVAAAFTHGVVAPYHSGIGGGGFALVHDAKTGGTRVLDFREVAPGAATRDMYVKDGKVVPGLSTDGATSVAVPGAVAGYLELLEKYGKLPRAVVLQPAIEAARNGFWVSPKYQAMATLRRDCLRQDPEATRLFLTKNDKGEPDVPPIGHRVRQPELARTLQTLAKSGPKPFYSGPIAQAMVDTVKAGGGLLSLEDLKTYKTRTHEPLEGSYRGHRILTMPPPSAGGLAVVQVLGALERLRPKGLSYRDPEDLHLYAEAVRRVYVDRAKYLGDPAFVKIPMERLTSSGYIADLAGSIDPGKATPSASLLAPKEGTPRSTLKNPTDTWYDPSVPEKKNTTHISVIDKDGNAVALTTTVNYIFGSCVVAKGTGVVLNDQMDDFAAQPGVPNAYGLVTGEANAIAPGKVPMSSMAPTLVFSKDDPKKVMLAVGSPGGSTIPTTVLQVISNIVDQGMDVTRAVGEGRVHHQYLPDELWVDRWGLEPTTQAALEAKGHKIRKQETWGDAEAVYNDPRTNLRYAASDPRNEGTALGQD from the coding sequence ATGCGGACTCACCAGAATTGGTGGGGCATGGCGGTAGCGGCGCTGGTGGTGGCGTGGCCCGCGTGGGCTGCGCGACCGTACCGGGGAGGAGCGGTGGCCACGGCCCACCCGAAGGCGAGCGAGGCCGCGCTGCGGATGTTGGACAAGGGCGGCAACGCGGTGGACGCGGCGGTGGCGGCGGCCTTCACCCACGGTGTGGTGGCGCCCTATCACTCGGGGATTGGCGGCGGCGGCTTCGCGCTGGTGCACGACGCGAAGACGGGCGGAACGCGGGTGCTGGACTTCCGCGAGGTGGCACCCGGGGCGGCCACGCGGGACATGTACGTGAAGGACGGCAAGGTGGTGCCGGGGCTGTCCACGGACGGCGCGACGAGCGTGGCGGTGCCCGGCGCGGTCGCCGGCTACCTGGAGCTGCTGGAGAAGTACGGGAAGCTGCCGCGCGCGGTGGTGCTGCAGCCCGCCATCGAGGCCGCGCGCAACGGCTTCTGGGTGTCGCCCAAGTACCAGGCGATGGCCACCCTGCGGCGCGACTGCCTGCGGCAGGATCCGGAGGCCACGCGCCTCTTCCTCACGAAGAACGACAAGGGCGAGCCGGACGTGCCGCCCATCGGCCATCGGGTGCGCCAGCCGGAGCTGGCCCGGACGCTCCAGACGCTCGCGAAGAGCGGCCCCAAGCCCTTCTACTCGGGCCCGATCGCCCAGGCGATGGTGGACACCGTGAAGGCCGGCGGTGGCCTGCTCTCGCTGGAGGACCTGAAGACCTACAAGACGCGCACCCATGAGCCGCTGGAGGGCAGCTACCGCGGCCACCGCATCCTCACCATGCCGCCGCCGAGCGCGGGCGGACTCGCGGTGGTGCAGGTGCTCGGCGCCCTGGAGCGGCTGCGCCCCAAGGGCCTGAGCTACCGCGACCCCGAGGACCTCCACCTCTACGCCGAGGCGGTGCGCCGCGTATACGTGGACCGGGCGAAGTACCTGGGCGACCCGGCCTTCGTGAAGATCCCCATGGAGCGCCTCACCTCGTCCGGCTACATCGCGGACCTGGCGGGCAGCATCGACCCCGGGAAGGCCACCCCCAGCGCCTCGCTGCTGGCCCCGAAGGAGGGGACCCCCCGCTCCACCCTGAAGAACCCGACCGACACCTGGTACGACCCCTCCGTGCCGGAGAAGAAGAACACCACGCACATCTCCGTCATCGACAAGGACGGCAACGCGGTGGCCCTCACCACCACGGTGAACTACATCTTCGGCTCGTGCGTGGTGGCCAAGGGGACGGGCGTGGTCCTCAATGATCAGATGGACGACTTCGCCGCCCAGCCCGGCGTGCCCAACGCGTATGGACTGGTGACGGGCGAGGCCAACGCCATCGCCCCGGGCAAGGTGCCCATGTCCTCCATGGCCCCCACGCTCGTCTTCTCCAAGGACGATCCGAAGAAGGTGATGCTGGCGGTGGGCAGCCCGGGCGGCTCCACCATCCCCACCACCGTCCTCCAGGTCATCTCCAACATCGTGGACCAGGGCATGGACGTGACGCGCGCGGTGGGCGAGGGCCGGGTGCACCACCAGTACCTGCCGGATGAGCTGTGGGTGGACCGCTGGGGCCTGGAGCCCACCACGCAGGCGGCGCTGGAGGCCAAGGGCCACAAGATTCGCAAGCAGGAGACCTGGGGCGACGCCGAGGCCGTCTACAACGACCCCAGGACGAACCTGCGCTACGCCGCGAGCGATCCCCGCAACGAGGGCACCGCCCTCGGCCAGGACTGA
- a CDS encoding amidohydrolase family protein gives MDHPDDSPVCLGAISGWLGPGTSVPPLPALDDEEGPRLPEGLPPVVDSHVHLFPDGVFEAVWRWFDQYGWPIRYKLHTPQVVSFLLSRGVHRVVALHYAHKPGMARFLNAYIAEVARAEPRVWGLATVLPGEEGAADILAEAFAAGLKGVKLHCHVQCFAPDAPALHEVYAACARAGRPLVMHAGREPASPQYKCDVHALCSAERVERVLEEHPTLKLCVPHLGADEFDAYERLLERHDNLWLDTTMAVANYFPMRVPRRLLEVRPERILYGTDFPNLPYAWDRELKQLLALKLGDEVEAGILGQNSLRLFEGC, from the coding sequence ATGGATCATCCCGACGATTCGCCGGTCTGCCTGGGCGCCATTTCGGGCTGGCTGGGGCCTGGAACGTCCGTTCCCCCCCTGCCGGCCTTGGATGACGAGGAAGGTCCGCGCCTGCCCGAGGGGCTGCCACCCGTGGTGGACTCCCACGTGCACCTCTTCCCGGACGGCGTGTTCGAGGCGGTGTGGCGCTGGTTCGACCAGTACGGCTGGCCCATCCGCTACAAGCTCCACACGCCCCAGGTGGTGTCCTTCCTGCTGTCACGGGGGGTGCACCGGGTGGTGGCGCTCCACTACGCGCACAAGCCGGGAATGGCGCGCTTCCTCAACGCCTACATCGCCGAGGTGGCCCGGGCCGAGCCGCGCGTCTGGGGGCTGGCCACCGTGCTGCCGGGCGAAGAGGGCGCGGCGGACATCCTCGCCGAGGCCTTCGCCGCGGGCCTCAAGGGCGTGAAGCTGCACTGCCATGTGCAGTGCTTCGCCCCGGACGCCCCCGCGCTGCACGAGGTGTACGCCGCCTGCGCGCGGGCCGGGCGGCCGTTGGTGATGCATGCCGGCCGCGAGCCCGCCAGCCCCCAGTACAAGTGCGACGTCCACGCCCTCTGCTCGGCCGAGCGGGTGGAGCGGGTCCTCGAGGAGCACCCGACCCTCAAGCTGTGCGTGCCCCACCTGGGAGCGGACGAGTTCGACGCCTACGAGCGGCTGCTGGAGCGCCACGACAACCTCTGGCTGGACACCACCATGGCCGTGGCCAACTACTTCCCCATGCGCGTCCCCCGCCGCTTGCTGGAGGTGCGTCCCGAGCGCATCCTCTACGGCACGGACTTTCCCAACCTGCCCTACGCCTGGGATCGCGAGCTCAAGCAGTTGCTGGCCCTGAAGCTCGGGGACGAGGTGGAGGCAGGCATCCTGGGGCAGAATTCCCTGAGACTTTTCGAGGGGTGTTGA
- a CDS encoding ABC transporter ATP-binding protein translates to MSPTPPDLAVDAHGLVKRFGDFTALDGMELSIPRGAFYAFLGPNGAGKSTTIALLTGVYAPDAGRISLLGVDAVAKPLEVKRHIGVVPEELSLFERLTGRQYLTFCGRMYGLSGDEAAARAAELLELTELTYKAGTLVAEYSKGMRRRLAIAAALIHAPELVLLDEPFEGIDVLAAGVIRELLRELSRRGVTLLLTTHVLEIAERLATHAGVIRGGRMLDQGTVRQLMERYESPSLEAVFEKLISVPAARNAKLSFYGDTSPTRADTRRGAA, encoded by the coding sequence ATGTCCCCCACCCCTCCAGATCTGGCCGTCGATGCCCACGGGCTCGTGAAGCGCTTCGGCGACTTCACCGCGCTCGACGGGATGGAGCTGTCCATTCCCCGGGGCGCCTTCTACGCCTTCCTCGGCCCCAACGGGGCGGGCAAGTCCACCACCATCGCGCTGCTCACCGGGGTGTACGCACCGGACGCCGGGCGGATTTCCCTCCTGGGGGTGGACGCGGTGGCGAAACCGCTGGAGGTGAAGCGCCACATCGGCGTGGTGCCCGAGGAGCTGAGCCTCTTCGAGCGGCTCACCGGGCGGCAATACCTCACCTTCTGCGGGCGGATGTATGGATTGAGCGGGGACGAGGCCGCCGCGCGGGCCGCCGAGCTGCTCGAGCTCACGGAGCTGACGTACAAGGCGGGCACGCTGGTGGCCGAGTACTCCAAGGGCATGCGGCGGCGGCTGGCCATCGCGGCGGCGCTCATCCACGCGCCGGAGCTGGTGCTGCTGGATGAACCCTTCGAGGGCATCGACGTGCTCGCCGCGGGCGTCATCCGCGAGCTGCTGCGCGAGCTGAGCCGGCGCGGAGTGACACTGCTGCTCACCACACACGTGCTGGAGATCGCCGAGCGGCTGGCCACGCACGCGGGCGTCATCCGCGGCGGGAGGATGTTGGACCAGGGCACGGTGCGGCAGTTGATGGAGCGCTACGAGTCGCCCTCGCTGGAGGCCGTCTTCGAGAAGCTCATCTCCGTGCCGGCCGCGCGCAACGCGAAGCTGTCCTTCTACGGCGACACATCACCCACCCGGGCGGACACCCGCCGGGGGGCGGCATGA
- a CDS encoding TatD family hydrolase, with product MPEQLVHLFDAHLHPETLSDQDLESMRFFGVERALVVAHHPPEPTPKALRKHFDDLVQRQLPRLERLGIRAWAALGVHPRAIPRRGLSEVLASLPDYFRGGRVVALGETGLHAGGIEEEEAFLEQLALARQLKLKVVVHTPVHDKERHTRRILTLLRESGVRPSRVLVDHANGRTVRNILGCGHWAGLTLHPEALRAERVVALVRRLGSERLVLNSDAGDGAGDILGLARVANLLAKAKLSERVVKRVASDNAARFYRPR from the coding sequence GTGCCCGAGCAGCTCGTCCATCTCTTCGACGCGCACCTCCACCCGGAGACCCTCAGCGACCAGGACCTCGAGTCCATGCGCTTCTTCGGCGTGGAGCGCGCGCTGGTGGTGGCCCACCACCCGCCCGAGCCCACCCCCAAGGCCCTGCGCAAGCACTTCGACGACCTGGTGCAACGTCAGCTCCCGCGCCTGGAGCGGCTGGGCATCCGCGCCTGGGCGGCGCTGGGGGTGCACCCGCGCGCCATCCCCCGCCGCGGCCTGTCCGAGGTGCTCGCGAGCCTCCCCGACTACTTCCGCGGCGGACGCGTGGTGGCCCTGGGCGAGACGGGGCTGCACGCGGGCGGCATCGAGGAGGAGGAGGCCTTCCTCGAGCAGCTCGCGCTCGCGCGCCAGCTCAAGCTGAAGGTGGTGGTGCACACCCCGGTGCACGACAAGGAGCGCCACACCCGGCGCATCCTCACCCTGCTGCGTGAGTCCGGTGTGCGGCCCTCGCGCGTGCTCGTGGACCACGCCAACGGGCGCACCGTGCGCAACATCCTCGGCTGTGGACACTGGGCGGGATTGACCCTGCACCCCGAAGCACTGCGGGCCGAGCGCGTTGTCGCCCTGGTTCGCCGACTCGGCAGTGAACGGCTGGTGCTCAACTCGGATGCCGGCGATGGCGCCGGGGACATCCTGGGGCTCGCGCGCGTGGCCAACCTGCTGGCCAAGGCGAAGCTCTCGGAGCGAGTGGTGAAGCGCGTTGCTTCCGACAACGCCGCGCGCTTCTACCGCCCTCGCTGA
- a CDS encoding response regulator yields MSYILVVDDDASHRTLICDALEEMGYRTEQAANGREALDLLEGDIPQAVLLDLRMPVMSGWGLLDALKKMPRARGLPIIIISGYGFEWEAELVGAAGYISKPVDLDKVRMTVQRIIGPPEVAMVH; encoded by the coding sequence ATGTCCTACATCCTGGTCGTCGACGACGACGCGAGCCACCGCACGCTCATCTGCGATGCCCTGGAGGAGATGGGCTACCGCACCGAGCAGGCCGCCAACGGGCGAGAGGCCCTTGATCTGCTCGAGGGAGACATCCCCCAGGCCGTGCTGTTGGATCTGCGAATGCCCGTGATGAGTGGTTGGGGGCTGCTGGACGCGCTCAAGAAGATGCCGCGGGCGCGAGGGCTGCCGATCATCATCATCTCCGGCTATGGCTTCGAATGGGAGGCCGAGCTGGTCGGCGCCGCCGGCTACATCTCCAAGCCGGTGGACCTGGACAAGGTGAGGATGACCGTGCAGCGCATCATCGGCCCGCCGGAGGTGGCCATGGTGCACTGA
- a CDS encoding ACT domain-containing protein gives MQSLSQTNVNRARLLITCADRPGVVAAVSQLLYEQGANVVDSDQHTEPDDLRFFMRLEFDLPGLQERLPALEQSFRPVAERSGMQWQLTPAARVKRMAVFAPSPRTPRPRPRRRCWSS, from the coding sequence ATGCAATCTCTCTCTCAGACGAACGTGAATCGGGCCCGGCTCCTCATCACCTGCGCGGACCGCCCGGGTGTGGTGGCGGCCGTGTCCCAGCTTCTCTATGAGCAGGGGGCCAACGTCGTGGACTCGGATCAGCACACCGAGCCCGATGACCTGCGCTTCTTCATGCGGCTGGAGTTCGATCTCCCGGGGCTCCAGGAGCGGCTTCCCGCGCTGGAGCAGTCCTTCCGTCCGGTGGCCGAGCGCTCCGGGATGCAGTGGCAGCTCACCCCCGCCGCGCGCGTCAAGCGCATGGCCGTCTTCGCCCCGTCACCCCGGACACCAAGGCCCAGGCCGAGGCGGAGGTGCTGGAGCTCATGA
- a CDS encoding alpha/beta fold hydrolase: MPIAELNHQGLYFEDSGGSGPAVILGHGFLMDGRMFDAQVQALAPGFRVIRWDARGFGRTRWDGKPFNLYDSAADCVALLDHLGIQQAVVGGMSQGGYCALRVALRYPERVRALVLMSTRGTLDEEEVRAGYRQVRDLWGTPGATENIVQNLAGGIIGDSRFHSPWLDRWRQTPKANFVAAMNNLIERDDIKNRLGDIRCPAIVFHGTDDNGIPHSEGEYLHKALPNSKRFVSVPGAAHAANLTHPEVVNPPLVEFLRALA, from the coding sequence ATGCCCATCGCCGAGCTCAACCACCAAGGTCTCTATTTCGAGGACTCCGGCGGCTCCGGTCCCGCCGTCATCCTCGGTCACGGCTTCCTCATGGATGGCCGTATGTTCGACGCGCAGGTGCAGGCGCTCGCCCCCGGCTTCCGCGTCATCCGCTGGGACGCTCGCGGCTTCGGCCGCACCCGCTGGGACGGCAAGCCCTTCAACCTCTACGACTCAGCCGCTGACTGCGTCGCCCTGCTCGACCACCTCGGCATCCAGCAGGCGGTTGTCGGCGGCATGTCCCAGGGCGGCTACTGCGCCCTCCGCGTCGCCCTGCGCTACCCCGAGCGCGTCCGGGCCCTCGTCCTCATGAGCACCCGCGGCACCCTCGACGAGGAGGAGGTCCGCGCCGGGTACCGCCAGGTGCGCGACCTGTGGGGGACTCCGGGCGCCACCGAGAACATCGTCCAGAACCTTGCTGGCGGCATCATCGGCGACTCGCGCTTCCACTCCCCGTGGCTCGACCGCTGGCGCCAGACGCCCAAGGCGAACTTCGTCGCCGCCATGAACAACCTCATCGAGCGAGATGACATCAAGAACCGGCTCGGGGACATCCGCTGCCCGGCCATCGTGTTCCATGGCACCGATGACAACGGCATTCCCCACTCGGAGGGCGAGTACCTCCACAAGGCCCTGCCGAACAGCAAGCGCTTCGTCTCCGTGCCCGGCGCCGCGCACGCGGCCAACCTCACCCACCCCGAGGTCGTCAATCCTCCGCTGGTGGAGTTCCTGCGCGCCCTCGCGTAG
- a CDS encoding formyltransferase family protein, which yields MRTHQVDLIVLYMQILSAGFIERFGRPIINIHHSFLPAFVGANPYAQAHARGVKLIGATAHYVTAELDAGPIIDQDVHRVGHRDAVADLVRIGRRVERTVLARAVTWHLEDRVLPHGNKTVVFA from the coding sequence ATGAGGACCCACCAGGTGGACCTCATCGTCCTCTACATGCAGATCCTCAGCGCCGGGTTCATCGAGCGCTTCGGCCGGCCCATCATCAACATCCACCACAGCTTCCTACCGGCCTTCGTGGGCGCCAATCCCTACGCCCAGGCGCATGCCCGAGGGGTGAAGCTCATTGGCGCCACGGCGCACTACGTGACGGCCGAGCTCGACGCCGGGCCGATCATCGACCAGGACGTCCATCGGGTGGGGCATCGGGATGCGGTGGCGGATCTGGTCCGCATCGGGCGGCGGGTGGAGCGCACCGTTCTGGCGCGCGCGGTGACCTGGCACCTGGAGGACCGGGTGTTGCCGCACGGCAACAAGACCGTCGTCTTCGCCTGA